Part of the Candidatus Binatia bacterium genome is shown below.
ACGTTGTTGTCGGTGATCGCGCGCCCTGTCTGCGGGTCCTCGGGATCGACTTCGCGGCGGCAGTCGACTTTCGGCGGAAGGTCGAGGTTGCGCGAGGCCTGGGCGAGCAGGCAGTGGCCGCGGGTGTCGAACTCGGTGCTCGTCATCGTCGACGACAGCCGCGCGAGCGAATCCTGGCACACGGTTTCCGGCGGAGTCAGGTCGTCCGGGAACGGCCGCGGATGCTCGGTGTTGATGATGTAGGTGCTCAGGTCCTTGGCGAAGTCGAGCATGCACTGGACCTGGTCGAACGCATCATACGGCGTGAGCGGCGTGGCATCGGCGCAGAAGCCCGGGAAGCCGATGTGGGCCATGTCGACGTTGGTGCAGTTCGTGAGAATACGACGCGTCAACGCCGATTCCGCCGAGCGAAGGCGCCGGTCGATGTCGGGATCTCCGGTGGTGCCGGGCTTGTCGTTCGTCACCGGGAACAGGCACTGGAGCGTGTTCGGCGGGTAGATGAAGTTCAGCTCGAGGGTGAAGCAGTCTTCGCGCGCGGCGACGACTGAGTAGAAATAGTCGAGAGTCGCAAGGAAAGTCGTGCGCTGGCACTGGAACTCGGTGTCGGTCAGGAACGGGAACTGGATCCCGCTGCCGGCCGGGCAGTCGGCGTTCGCGGCACGCGGAGCGGCGACCAGGGCGAGCAGCGAAAGTCCGACAGCCGTGAAGCGAAAATTACGTCGCAAATCCATTCTCTAACCTTGGTCTTGTCCGTGAGGTGACGGGCGAAACGCCCGCGCCGACGTTAGCCCCATTCCTGAGGATACGTCAAGAATTGAGGAAGCACCCCCCTCCCTTCCGACCGGTGAACGACCCGACGTGCACCGGGACAGAATTGTTTGACATCAGCGATTGACCGACGTCCCCTGACCAACCCGCGGAAGCATTGCAGATTTCCAAACCATTGGAAACACGACTTCCGCGCCAAATTGCCGCTTCGCCCTGACGATGACCGAAAACGAAATCAAAGATCGCCTGAAGGGGGTCAAGTATCCCGGCTTCAGCAGGGACATCGTGTCCTTCGGGCTCGTCAAAACCATCGTTCTCGAGTCCGGACGCTGCGAAGTCCGGCTTTCCATTCTCAGTGACAACCAGGAAGTCGTCCGCCAGATCGTAGCCGACGTGGAAGCCGCCCTGGCCGGGCTAGGGCTCGCCCGTATCGACGTCATCGTCGAAAGGCCCCAGGCCGCCGGGGCCCAGCAGGCCCGCGAGACGGCAAAAGCGCTGGGCCGCGGCCCAGCGGGCGTCCCGGGCATTGCCAGCATCGTGGCGGTGGCCAGCGGCAAGGGCGGGGTCGGAAAGTCCACCGTTGCCGCCAACCTGGCGGTCGCGCTGGCTGCCCGCGGCCTGGCGGTCGGGCTGCTGGACGCCGACATTTACGGCCCCAGCGTTCCGATCCTGTTCGGAGCAGGGCGGGAGGACCAGGCCGGGCGCAGCGATGCGGAAGGCCGCTTCATTCCCGTCGAAAAATACGGGGTGCGCCTCGTATCGATGGGTCTTTTCGTTGCCGAGGGAGCCCCGCTGATCTGGCGCGGGCCGATGCTGTCGAAGGCCCTGAACCAGTTCCTGAGGGACGTGGCCTGGGGAGAGCTCGACGTCCTGGTCCTCGACCTGCCGCCGGGAACCGGCGACGTCCAGATGACCGTGACCCAGGGCGTCAGGCTGACGGGCGGCGTCATCGTCACGACGCCGCAGGACGTCGCGCTGGCCGACGTGGAGCGCGGCGTCAAGATGTTCCAGCAGGCCGAGGTCCCGGTGCTCGGCGTGATCGAAAACATGAGCTTTCACGTGTGCCCGGGCTGCGGGAACCACGCCCATATTTTCGGGGACGGGGGTGCCGCCAGGGTCGCCAATCGTTTCGGCCTCAAGGTCCTCGGCGCCGTTCCGCTGGACCGGGCCCTGCGCGAATCGTGCGATGCCGGCTTTCCGATCGTAGCCTCCAAGCCTGACAGCGAGCCTGCCGCGGCCTTCCGGTCGCTGGCCGCCGAGGTGGCCACCGCGATTGCGGCTGCCGCGACCATCGCCGCCGCTTCGCACGAGCACGAGCATGGTCACGGGCACGGGCATGCCTGAAGCTGCGGCAGCCCCGGCCCGCCAGCCTCGTCTCGAGGGCGTCGCCCGGATCCTGGCCGTCGCCAGTGGCAAAGGCGGCGTCGGTAAATCGACGGTAGCCTCCAACCTGGCGGTGGCGCTGAGGAGCCTCGGCCGTCGCGTCGGGCTTGCCGACGTCGACATCTACGGCCCGAGCGCCCCGATCCTTTTCGGCGTGAAGGATCTTCCGCATCCCGACGAGACCTCGCGGCTGCTGGCGCCGCTGGAAGCCCACGGCGTGCGCCTGATGTCGATGGGGTTCTTCCTCGACGACCAGGCGCCGGTGGTCTGGCGCGGCCCGATGGCCATGAGCGCGACCAAGCAGTTCCTTAGAGGCGTGGCCTGGGGAGAGCTCGACTATCTCATCGTCGACCTGCCGCCGGGCACCGGCGACATTCCGCTGACGCTGGCCCAGGAGGTGCCCCTGGACGGCGGGATCATCGTGACGACGCCCCAGGACGTCGCGCTGGCCGACGTGGTGCGCGGCGTGGCGATGCTGCGCCGGGTGAGCACGCCGATCCTCGGCGTCGTCGTCAACATGACCGGCTATGTCTGCCCGCGCTGCAACACGCGCGACGACCTGTTCGGCACCGCCAATGCCGACCGTATCGCGCACGAGATCGGTGCGCCGGTGCTCGCCGAATTTCCGATCGAAGAGGCCGTGCGCAAGAGCGGCGACGCGGGAACCCCGATCGTCGTCGCCGATCCTTCGTCGCAGGCGGCGCGGCGCTACCTCGACCTTGCAGCGGCAGTCGAATCGTCGCTGGCCCGAGTGCGAGACGAGCTGTACGGCCCCGAGCCGACGAAGGTGGAGATCGACGATGCTTCCGGCGTCGTGACGATCCGCTGGAGTGACGGCGCCGCGACGACGTATTCGTTCGGCGGCCTCAGGGGCTGGTGTCCCTGTGCGCAGTGCCAGGGACATTCGAGCCAGACGCGCTTCGTCGACATCGACGCGCCGCGCCCGACCGGCTACGAAGGAGTAGGGCGCTACGCGCTGCGCTTCCTGTGGGCCGACGGACACTCGACAGGCATGTATTCGTACGAGTGGCTGCGCGAGATCGCCGGCTTCCCCGAATGCAGGCCGGGTGCTTGACGCCTGGGCCAGGCACCGGCGTTGGGCTCACACTTTCGGCTCGATCCACCACGGATAGAAGTCGGGCATGTCCTTCCACGCGCTCAGCGTGAATTTCGCCGGGCGTTTTTCGAGGAAGGCCTGGACTCCCTCGTAGGCGTCGGCGCCGCGGCCTGCCCAGAAAATGCACTTGGAGTCGATGATGTGCGCGTGCTGGGGATCCGGCTGCGCCAGGCCGTGCCACAGCAGCGCGCGTGCCAGCGCCACCGATACTGCGCTCGTGTTGTCGGCGATCTCGCGCGCGATCGACATCGCTTTTTCGAGCACCTTGTCCGCAGGGACGACGTGATTGAACAGCGCCGGCTCTTCGGCTGCACGGAACACGCGGCCGGTGACGCAAAGCTCGACAGCCTTGGAGATGCCGAGGATGCGCGGCAGGAACCACGACGAGCACGCTTCCGGCACGATGCCGCGCCTGGCGAACACGAAGCCGATCTTCGCGTCCTCGGCCACGACGCGCACGTCCATCGGCAGCGTCATCGTGATGCCGACGCCGACTGCAGCGCCGTTGATCGCGGCAATCACCGGCTTGCGGCACGCGAAGATTTCCAGCGTCACCTGTCCGCCGCCGTCGCGATGGCCGGAAAGGCCGACTTCTTCACCGCCCGCGCCGGCATCGAAGGTGCTGCCTCCGGCGCCGAGGTCGGCTCCGGCACAGAAGGCCTTGCCGGCGCCGGTGACGACGACGGCGCGGACCGAGTCGTCGCGGCTGGCCTCGCGCAGCGTCTCGATCATCTCCTTCAGCATCGTGTTCGTGAAGGCGTTCATCCGGTCCGGCCGGTTGAGCGTGAGCACGGCGACGCCGCGGTCGACTTGGTAAGTGGTCTGTCGTCGTTCCATCGTTTTCTCCCTCGAACAGTGCGATCGAAGTACCGTGCCGGTTGCCTGCCAGGCTGGGATTTCGCGCCCGTCGCTCCTTCGTGCTAGCTCCGCGCGAGACGGAGGCCAGTGATGAAGACCCGAAGCGAAAATGTGAGCATTCCCGTCGGCGACCAGGCGATGGCGGGCTACCTGTCACGCCCTGCCGATGGCGGCAAATATCCCGGCGTGCTCGTGTTCCAGGAGATCTTCGGCGTCAACGCTCACATCCGCTCGGTCGTCGATCGAGTGGCAGCCGAAGGTTACCTCGCGCTGGCGCCCGAGCCGTTCCACCGCACGGCGCCCGGAATCGAGCTCGGCTACGACCAGGTCGGGCTGGCGCGCGGCATCGAGCTGATGATGCAGGTGAAGCCCGCCGAGCTCGGAGCCGACGTCAAGGCGGCGCTCGATTGGCTCACGGCACGGGAAGACATCGCGGGGCGCGGCATCGGCGCAATGGGGTTCTGCTTCGGGGGCCACATCGCATACCGGGCGGCCTGCCAGTTGCCGATCGCGGCCGCCGCGAGCTTCTATGGCGGCGGCATCACCGGCTACGGGCCGGGGCCGGCCACGGTGGACCTGACGCCGGGAATCAAAGGAAGCATCCTTTGCTTGTTCGGCGAAAACGACAGCCACATCCCGCTCGCGGACGTCGACAAGATCCGCCACGCCCTCGAGGTTGCCGGCGTCCGTCATGATGTCGTTGTGTATCCGGGCGCCGGGCACGGCTTTTTCTGTGACGAACGGCCGGACTACGACGCCGCGGCCGCAGCGGATGCCTGGCAGCGAGTCACCGCGCTTTTCCGCGACGAACTGGGCTGAAGCCGCTACGGCGGTGCAAGAAAGCTGCTGATTCAGTGAAAACTCTCTGCTATCGTCCCGGGTGCACCATGAAAATCCCTGCTTCCCCTGCCAGACGTGCAACCCTCCCGGCCGCTGCGCTGCTGCTTGCCTGCGCTGTCTTGTGCGCTGCACCGGCCGGTGCCGTCACGATCACGATCCGCAACACCGATACCGGCGTCATCGGCTTCAACGATCCGTCGCCGCGCGCACCGGTCGGCGGCAATCCGGGAACGACGCTGGGCGCCCAGCGCCTTTTCCTGTTCCAGTACGCTGCGAAAGTCTGGGGCACCCGTCTTGCGGGAACCGTTCCGATCATCGTGTCGGCCGGATTCGCCGACCTCGGCGGCACGGCGACGCTGGCCACGCTCGGCCAGGCCTCCCCGACGACCATTCACCGCGACTTCCTGCATGCACCGGTGCCGTCCACCTGGTTCGTGGCTGCGCTTGCCAACCAGATCTACGGTTCCGACCAGAACGACCTCTCTCCCGGCTCCTGCCCGGTTGCGCTGGTGTCGGGCGCCTGCCCGGAGATCCGCGCCCAGTTCAATTACCGCGTCGATGATCCGGTCGTGCTCGGCAGCATCAACTT
Proteins encoded:
- a CDS encoding Mrp/NBP35 family ATP-binding protein; protein product: MTENEIKDRLKGVKYPGFSRDIVSFGLVKTIVLESGRCEVRLSILSDNQEVVRQIVADVEAALAGLGLARIDVIVERPQAAGAQQARETAKALGRGPAGVPGIASIVAVASGKGGVGKSTVAANLAVALAARGLAVGLLDADIYGPSVPILFGAGREDQAGRSDAEGRFIPVEKYGVRLVSMGLFVAEGAPLIWRGPMLSKALNQFLRDVAWGELDVLVLDLPPGTGDVQMTVTQGVRLTGGVIVTTPQDVALADVERGVKMFQQAEVPVLGVIENMSFHVCPGCGNHAHIFGDGGAARVANRFGLKVLGAVPLDRALRESCDAGFPIVASKPDSEPAAAFRSLAAEVATAIAAAATIAAASHEHEHGHGHGHA
- a CDS encoding P-loop NTPase; its protein translation is MVTGTGMPEAAAAPARQPRLEGVARILAVASGKGGVGKSTVASNLAVALRSLGRRVGLADVDIYGPSAPILFGVKDLPHPDETSRLLAPLEAHGVRLMSMGFFLDDQAPVVWRGPMAMSATKQFLRGVAWGELDYLIVDLPPGTGDIPLTLAQEVPLDGGIIVTTPQDVALADVVRGVAMLRRVSTPILGVVVNMTGYVCPRCNTRDDLFGTANADRIAHEIGAPVLAEFPIEEAVRKSGDAGTPIVVADPSSQAARRYLDLAAAVESSLARVRDELYGPEPTKVEIDDASGVVTIRWSDGAATTYSFGGLRGWCPCAQCQGHSSQTRFVDIDAPRPTGYEGVGRYALRFLWADGHSTGMYSYEWLREIAGFPECRPGA
- a CDS encoding crotonase/enoyl-CoA hydratase family protein, yielding MERRQTTYQVDRGVAVLTLNRPDRMNAFTNTMLKEMIETLREASRDDSVRAVVVTGAGKAFCAGADLGAGGSTFDAGAGGEEVGLSGHRDGGGQVTLEIFACRKPVIAAINGAAVGVGITMTLPMDVRVVAEDAKIGFVFARRGIVPEACSSWFLPRILGISKAVELCVTGRVFRAAEEPALFNHVVPADKVLEKAMSIAREIADNTSAVSVALARALLWHGLAQPDPQHAHIIDSKCIFWAGRGADAYEGVQAFLEKRPAKFTLSAWKDMPDFYPWWIEPKV
- a CDS encoding dienelactone hydrolase family protein — encoded protein: MKTRSENVSIPVGDQAMAGYLSRPADGGKYPGVLVFQEIFGVNAHIRSVVDRVAAEGYLALAPEPFHRTAPGIELGYDQVGLARGIELMMQVKPAELGADVKAALDWLTAREDIAGRGIGAMGFCFGGHIAYRAACQLPIAAAASFYGGGITGYGPGPATVDLTPGIKGSILCLFGENDSHIPLADVDKIRHALEVAGVRHDVVVYPGAGHGFFCDERPDYDAAAAADAWQRVTALFRDELG